The genomic DNA GCTACTCCTTGCAATAACGTCTGTCGCTGGGTTCCACCTCAATTGCGGGATCGTACCGGGCATAGCATGGTGGCATGATCTTGACGGCGAAGGTGATGATGACGCCGGGGTGCGTGGGTGTGTACGGTTGCGCGTGGCCTCATCCTGCAGGCCGTATTGGACGGTCCGAAGGGTGTAGCCTTACCCTCAGACCTCTTGGTTAAAAGTCAGCTCCCATCGCCCGATCATCTCTTCGGTGTGGGGCGGTCAGGGAGCCACGTCCTGCATTTAATGCCTCTTGTATGGTGCAGGTCTTCTTGAGTCAAGTAGGTGAGGTGCTATGAGCCCCGCCCCCGAGCTGGCTGAGCTGGCGAGTCACGACTCTTGGCTTCCAACCAAGGGAGGTCGGGGGGTGGGCCACAGTGTCGTCTGAGCTGTTTTCATGATACTTCTAGCTGTTGAGCCTTTGACCTCTTGGTACTGACCGCCTTAAGCTCTTCTCCTGAGGATACGCACCAGGAACGGTATAAAATTTAATACTCGTATCTTCGATGAAAATCCCCGTTGAGACCGGCGCGTGCTCAGATACTCGGCGGCCCGGCCCACCAGGATCTGGACTGGGGGCCTGCAGACCCGTCGTCGCTGTCGCGGTGCCGTCCCCGCGGTCCCACCCATGCCGCCGGATCCCCGATTCCTCCAAAAGAATCCCCTAATCCCAAACGACGCAACGCCACCAAACCCGCGACGATCCGAATTCCCAAGAGTTCACGcttctcctcgccgtcgtcctcgccccGGCGCCGTCAACGCCCCGAGCCCGACCGGCCCCCTCTCGCGCCGTCGAAGAAAATGCACCTGTGGCCGTCGCTCCGGATCCGGGACTCGTTCAAGCATGGGTACCTGCAGAAGCTGGAGCTCAACCTCGGTCACATGAAGCGCGCGCAGCGGGGACAGGGGCAGAAGGGCGAGGGCCAGGACGACCAGGACGGCcaggccggcgacggggaggcgCCGCTGCTCCAGGACCGCTCGCCGCCGGGGTCCGTGCTGGCCGGCACGCTCGAGCTCGCCTGGGACGCCGTCTTGCTCCTCACGTGCTGCTTCTGCTGCTTCTGCTGTGGAGGTACGGGGACACTGGACACGGACGCCTATGTTTCTAGTTGCTCGATTACCATTTGTTATTTTTAATTGCCAAGAGCGCTAGCCATTTCTTCTGGAATCATTTCGATTTTACACCTGGCGTTTTATAATTAAGCTTTGCACTTAGTATAATTACAACTGCAAAATAAAACATTGATTAATCCTCAAGAAATTGTCTTCCGGACACAAGCTCTTTCCCCATAGTACTAACGATTCCATCCTGTAAGAAAGAAGCTTCTAAACCAGTACTGTTGACCATTCCTCTAGTATTACTTGAGAAATATCCAATAATCTTTACAATTGATATTCCCAAATTATAAATTTAGCATCCAATTTAATAAATCTCATTTCACGCAAGTAGAACTTCAATGACCTGCTCATTTTGTATATGTAAAATAGTTATTGGAATGGTCAACAAAGTTTTATATGCTGCAATCTCATTATTCTGAAAATAATTTACTCCTAGTTGAAACTTCAAAATGATGACAGGGTTAGTGTTCTTAGGACTATATTCTTAAAAGGCAAAATAGGCGatttggtccctcaactttaccCCGAGGGTCAAgttggtccctcaactttcagattgGCCGTTCTAGTCCCTGAACTTTCGTTTTTGGGTCAAACTTGTCCTTGTGCTGATATGGGTACTATGTAATGGTATGAGACTAATGTGAAAGGTCTTTTTTGCCCTTGGCTCCTTGTGCTGATGTACCATTGTTTCACTGAAGCCATCAATTTAAACCGGTATTCCATAGAAGCTGCAAATTAGATTTAAATGAGAGGACTGTTTCTAAAATGTTACAGCATCCATGTATCATGGAGTCCGTTTATCCCTTCTCTGACAAATGTATTGTGATAAGTCACAGCTCATGTGCATCCCCTAGGAATTTATAGAATTCGGAAAGAACAATGAGGGACTCAACTGCGCACCACAGGGGAATGTAGCATATATGGTATGTCTGCAACctaaataaaaatatagaacTGATATACAAAATGAAAAGGAGTAAGGCCACTGTAAGGAGGAAAAGAGGCATCAAAAGCATCTGTATGACTGTATATGACTCGCAGTTCTATAATCGACTCACATGGACACATATGCAACACAGTTAAAGCTCACATTATCGGCAGAAATTaaggagggggagaaggagccAAGGGCAAAAATGACTTTTCGCATTAGTCTCATGACAATATAGAGTACCAAATCAATATAAGGACGAGTTTGaccaaaaaaacaaaagtttGGGGACTAGAATGGCCGATG from Setaria italica strain Yugu1 chromosome VII, Setaria_italica_v2.0, whole genome shotgun sequence includes the following:
- the LOC101762775 gene encoding uncharacterized protein LOC101762775; translated protein: MHLWPSLRIRDSFKHGYLQKLELNLGHMKRAQRGQGQKGEGQDDQDGQAGDGEAPLLQDRSPPGSVLAGTLELAWDAVLLLTCCFCCFCCGACSDEEDHPTAR